A region of uncultured Draconibacterium sp. DNA encodes the following proteins:
- the lpxA gene encoding acyl-ACP--UDP-N-acetylglucosamine O-acyltransferase, whose protein sequence is MKQPLAYVHPDAKVADNVVIEPFVSIDHDVVIGEGTRIGSSVTILPGTRIGKNCKIFPGAVIGAAPQDLKFQGEYSTVEIGDNNTIREFVTINRGTSAKGKTVIGNNNLLMAYVHVAHDCKVGNNIILVNNVQLAGEVQVDDWAILGGMSAVHQFVRIGSHVMISGGSLVRKDVPPFIKAGREPLSYVGINSIGLRRRQYNNDKIREVQDIYRYIYQKGLNTAQAVEIIEAEMPATPERDEVLLFVKDSKRGIIRGYFPD, encoded by the coding sequence ATGAAACAACCATTAGCTTATGTCCATCCCGATGCAAAAGTTGCCGATAATGTGGTTATCGAGCCTTTTGTTTCAATTGATCATGATGTTGTAATCGGTGAAGGGACAAGAATTGGTTCAAGCGTAACTATTTTACCAGGAACGCGCATTGGAAAAAATTGCAAAATTTTTCCGGGTGCTGTAATTGGTGCTGCACCACAAGATTTAAAGTTCCAGGGAGAATATTCAACCGTTGAAATTGGCGATAACAACACCATTCGCGAATTTGTGACTATTAACAGAGGTACTTCGGCAAAAGGAAAAACTGTAATTGGCAACAACAACCTTTTAATGGCATACGTACACGTTGCTCACGATTGTAAAGTTGGCAACAACATTATTCTTGTGAACAATGTACAGCTTGCCGGCGAGGTTCAGGTTGACGATTGGGCCATCCTTGGTGGTATGTCTGCCGTTCACCAGTTTGTAAGAATCGGATCGCACGTTATGATTTCGGGTGGATCGTTGGTTCGTAAAGATGTTCCTCCTTTTATTAAAGCAGGTCGTGAACCACTTTCGTACGTTGGTATTAACTCAATTGGCTTACGTCGCCGTCAGTACAACAACGACAAAATTCGTGAAGTACAGGACATTTACCGTTACATCTACCAAAAAGGGTTGAACACTGCACAGGCTGTTGAGATTATTGAAGCAGAAATGCCTGCAACTCCTGAGCGGGATGAAGTTTTACTTTTTGTAAAAGACTCAAAACGTGGTATAATCCGTGGTTATTTCCCGGATTAA
- a CDS encoding HD domain-containing protein, whose translation MHQVQLNKKKIINDPVFGFINLQSDIIFDLLEHPIFQRLRHIKQLGLSYLVFPGANHTRFEHAIGTVHLMRQAISVLKIKGHEITDEEAEAVTIAILLHDIGHAPFSHVLENTLVNISHEEISLMLMEELNQQFKGKLDLAIKVFTNSYKKQFLHQLVASQLDMDRLDYLSRDSFFTGVVEGTIGIDRIIKMLNIHNDQLVVDVKGIYSIEKFLISRRLMYWQVYLHKTVVAAEFLLINVLKRAREIITNGGELFATPTLKVFLTNNFTPEDFHSNIKIQEKNVLQWYTLLDDNDILISIKEWQNHPDPVLSEMAKSITNRKLPRTKFSDKPISPTKEQKYLKQIEKQMISNPELAKYFLMTGVITNNAYNKHNENISVLYKDGTVKEINDASDINLSALSKTVKKYFVCYPKELDIY comes from the coding sequence TCAACGACTTCGTCATATCAAACAATTAGGGCTGTCGTACCTGGTATTCCCAGGAGCCAATCACACGCGTTTTGAGCACGCCATCGGCACTGTACATTTAATGCGACAGGCCATTTCAGTTCTAAAAATTAAAGGGCATGAAATAACCGACGAAGAAGCTGAGGCTGTTACCATTGCCATTTTATTGCACGATATTGGGCACGCTCCTTTTTCGCACGTCCTGGAAAATACGCTCGTAAATATTTCGCACGAAGAAATTTCGCTGATGCTGATGGAGGAGCTGAACCAGCAGTTTAAAGGGAAATTGGATTTAGCCATTAAAGTATTTACCAATAGTTACAAGAAGCAGTTTTTGCACCAGCTTGTTGCCAGCCAACTGGATATGGACCGCCTCGACTACCTCAGCCGCGACAGTTTTTTTACCGGAGTAGTAGAAGGCACAATTGGTATCGACCGCATTATTAAAATGCTAAACATACACAACGACCAGTTGGTGGTTGATGTAAAAGGAATTTACTCGATTGAAAAATTCCTGATTTCACGACGACTGATGTACTGGCAGGTTTATCTGCACAAAACAGTTGTTGCTGCCGAGTTTCTATTAATAAATGTATTAAAACGTGCCCGGGAAATTATTACAAACGGCGGAGAACTGTTTGCAACACCTACCTTAAAGGTTTTCTTAACAAACAACTTTACTCCTGAAGATTTTCATTCAAACATTAAAATACAGGAGAAAAATGTACTGCAGTGGTATACGCTGCTCGACGACAACGACATTTTAATCTCGATAAAAGAATGGCAAAATCATCCTGATCCGGTTTTATCGGAAATGGCAAAAAGTATAACCAACCGAAAATTACCCCGAACAAAATTCAGCGACAAACCTATTTCGCCCACAAAAGAACAGAAGTATTTAAAACAAATCGAGAAACAGATGATTTCCAACCCCGAACTGGCCAAATACTTCCTGATGACGGGCGTTATAACCAACAACGCTTACAACAAACACAACGAGAATATTTCGGTTTTGTACAAGGATGGAACAGTAAAAGAAATCAACGATGCATCGGATATAAACCTGTCTGCACTCTCTAAAACAGTGAAGAAGTATTTTGTGTGTTATCCTAAAGAATTGGACATTTACTAG
- the lpxD gene encoding UDP-3-O-(3-hydroxymyristoyl)glucosamine N-acyltransferase, translated as MDFKATDIASFLNGEIVGDGDANVSNVSKIEDGKPGTLAFLANPKYEHFIYETKASVVLVNKSFSPKENISATLIKVDDAYQAFASLLDLYVQAKASMKQGIEQPCYIAESATRGEDGYVGAFAYIGNNAKIGNNVKIYPQVHVGDNVIIGDDCILYPGAKIYDDCVIGNRCIIHSGAVIGADGFGFAPQKDGTYKKIHQIGNAVLEDDVEIGANTTIDCGTMESTIIRKGVKLDNLIQIAHNVEVGDNTVMAAQTGVSGSAKVGKNCMFGGQVGLGGHITIGDNVTLGAQSGVVSNLKSNQTLLGSPAIEIKTAMRAYVLLKDLPEIRRDVLQLKKSYNTDKKN; from the coding sequence ATGGATTTTAAAGCTACGGATATCGCCTCTTTTTTGAATGGAGAAATTGTTGGTGATGGTGATGCAAATGTATCAAATGTTTCAAAGATAGAGGACGGAAAACCAGGCACTTTGGCTTTCCTTGCCAATCCGAAATACGAGCACTTCATTTATGAAACCAAAGCCTCGGTGGTGTTGGTTAATAAAAGTTTTTCTCCAAAGGAAAATATTTCAGCGACACTGATAAAAGTTGACGATGCCTATCAGGCTTTTGCGTCGTTACTCGATTTGTATGTACAGGCAAAAGCCAGTATGAAACAAGGAATTGAGCAACCTTGCTACATTGCCGAGAGTGCAACACGCGGCGAAGACGGTTACGTTGGAGCTTTTGCCTACATTGGCAACAATGCAAAAATCGGGAATAACGTAAAAATATACCCGCAGGTACATGTTGGCGACAATGTTATAATTGGCGATGACTGTATTCTTTACCCGGGCGCAAAAATTTACGACGATTGTGTTATCGGAAACCGTTGCATCATTCACTCAGGAGCAGTTATTGGAGCCGATGGTTTTGGTTTTGCACCTCAGAAGGATGGAACTTACAAAAAGATCCACCAAATTGGTAATGCCGTTTTGGAAGACGATGTTGAAATTGGCGCCAACACCACTATCGACTGTGGCACAATGGAATCAACCATTATCAGAAAAGGTGTTAAACTCGACAACCTCATTCAAATTGCACATAACGTTGAGGTTGGCGACAACACTGTTATGGCTGCACAAACCGGCGTTTCGGGCTCGGCCAAAGTAGGTAAAAACTGTATGTTTGGCGGCCAGGTTGGTTTAGGCGGCCACATTACAATTGGCGACAATGTTACGCTTGGTGCTCAATCGGGCGTTGTTTCAAACCTTAAAAGCAATCAAACACTTCTTGGGTCACCGGCCATCGAAATCAAAACGGCCATGCGCGCCTATGTTCTTCTGAAAGACCTTCCGGAAATTCGCCGCGATGTGCTTCAATTGAAAAAATCCTACAATACAGACAAAAAAAATTAA
- the thiL gene encoding thiamine-phosphate kinase — translation MNKERKQTNISELGEFGLIDRLTKAINIKNESTVKGVGDDAAILDFKEKQVVVSSDLLTEGIHFNLMYVPLKHLGYKAVVVNLSDIYAMNAIPKQVTVSMAVSGKFSVEALEDLYEGIHLACEQYNVDLVGGDTTSSLTGLTLSITAIGEAEKDDIVMRSGAKPNDILCVSGDLGGAYMGLQLLERENEVFKVNENMQPKLDGYDYILERQLKPEARGDIIAAFKRLGIKPTSMIDISDGLSSEIMHLCKNSGVGCSLFEDKVPMDYQTKQMAEEFNINPLVAALNGGEDYELLFTLPLEDYEKIKNDPDFTVIGHMTEAGEGVNLQTTGGSSIPLEAQGWNHGK, via the coding sequence ATGAATAAAGAAAGAAAACAAACGAATATTTCAGAGCTGGGAGAGTTTGGTTTAATCGACCGATTAACTAAGGCTATAAATATAAAAAACGAGAGTACGGTTAAGGGAGTTGGCGACGATGCTGCGATTCTTGATTTTAAGGAAAAACAAGTGGTTGTATCTTCAGATCTGTTAACCGAAGGAATTCATTTTAACCTGATGTATGTGCCGCTGAAACACCTTGGGTACAAGGCGGTGGTTGTAAATTTGTCGGACATTTATGCCATGAATGCCATACCGAAACAGGTTACGGTAAGTATGGCCGTATCCGGTAAATTTTCGGTAGAAGCTTTGGAAGATTTGTACGAAGGAATTCACCTGGCTTGTGAGCAGTACAATGTTGATTTGGTGGGGGGCGATACAACCAGCTCGTTAACCGGATTAACACTTAGTATTACCGCCATTGGAGAAGCTGAAAAAGACGATATTGTAATGCGCAGCGGTGCAAAACCCAACGACATTTTATGTGTGTCGGGCGATTTGGGTGGCGCCTACATGGGACTTCAGTTGCTTGAGCGCGAAAATGAAGTTTTTAAAGTGAACGAGAACATGCAGCCAAAGCTGGATGGTTACGATTATATTCTGGAGCGCCAGTTAAAACCGGAGGCCAGGGGAGATATTATTGCCGCCTTTAAACGACTGGGAATAAAGCCTACTTCGATGATTGATATTTCAGATGGTTTATCGTCGGAAATTATGCATTTGTGCAAAAACTCGGGTGTTGGTTGTAGTTTGTTTGAAGATAAAGTGCCGATGGATTACCAAACCAAACAAATGGCAGAGGAGTTCAATATTAATCCTCTGGTGGCAGCTTTAAACGGTGGCGAAGATTACGAGTTGTTGTTTACTCTGCCGCTTGAAGATTATGAGAAAATAAAAAATGATCCTGATTTTACGGTTATCGGTCATATGACAGAGGCGGGAGAAGGTGTTAATCTGCAAACAACAGGAGGCTCATCTATTCCGCTGGAGGCGCAGGGATGGAATCATGGGAAATAA
- a CDS encoding bifunctional UDP-3-O-[3-hydroxymyristoyl] N-acetylglucosamine deacetylase/3-hydroxyacyl-ACP dehydratase — translation MVVKQKTLENSFKIEGKGLHTGVNVTMNFLPAPENHGFKFKRVDLEHQPIIDADVDLVIDTSRGTLLEKDGARIGTIEHALAALVGMDLDNVLIEVNNEEAPIIDGSSKYFVEAIEKAGVVEQEAERDYFEITEKIEMFDEKSGSHIIALPDNDYSLNVMISFPSAVLNNQYATLESIKDFKTEIAECRTFVFLREIEFLLSHNLIKGGDLNNAIVIIDKEISQEELDHLADLTNHPRVEVKPQGILNNLDLHFDNECARHKLLDVIGDLALLGKRIKGRIIASKPGHGPNTMFAATLKKQLRKEADAAPKCNPNDEPLMDVNRIKELLPHRYPFLLVDKVVCIHEDEIVGVKNVTVNEPFFQGHFPDEPVMPGVLLVEAMAQCGGLLVLNKQEGQFATYFIRIDNVKFRKKVIPGDTLIFKLKLTSPIRRGIANMKGTTYVGDKIVAEGEFMAQIVKK, via the coding sequence ATGGTTGTAAAACAAAAAACATTAGAAAACTCATTTAAAATTGAGGGGAAAGGATTGCACACCGGTGTTAATGTAACAATGAATTTTTTGCCGGCGCCGGAGAACCATGGTTTTAAATTTAAACGTGTTGACCTGGAACACCAACCAATTATCGATGCTGATGTAGACCTGGTAATCGACACATCGCGCGGAACACTGCTTGAAAAAGACGGTGCGCGCATAGGAACAATCGAACATGCACTTGCCGCATTGGTAGGAATGGATCTCGACAATGTTCTAATTGAAGTAAATAACGAAGAAGCTCCGATTATCGACGGAAGCTCGAAATATTTTGTTGAAGCCATTGAGAAAGCTGGCGTTGTTGAACAGGAAGCTGAGCGCGATTATTTCGAGATCACCGAAAAAATTGAAATGTTCGACGAAAAGTCGGGCTCGCATATAATTGCGTTACCCGACAACGATTACAGTTTAAATGTAATGATTTCGTTTCCGTCGGCAGTGCTGAACAATCAATATGCTACACTTGAGTCGATCAAGGATTTCAAAACCGAGATTGCCGAATGCAGAACGTTTGTTTTCCTTCGCGAAATTGAGTTTTTGCTAAGCCACAACCTAATAAAAGGTGGCGACCTGAATAATGCAATTGTAATTATCGATAAAGAAATCAGCCAGGAAGAACTCGACCATTTGGCCGATCTTACAAATCATCCTCGTGTAGAAGTAAAACCTCAGGGTATTCTAAATAACCTCGATCTTCATTTCGACAACGAATGTGCCCGCCACAAATTATTGGATGTAATTGGTGATCTGGCTCTGCTGGGCAAGCGCATAAAAGGAAGGATTATTGCTTCGAAACCGGGACACGGACCGAACACGATGTTTGCCGCAACCCTGAAAAAGCAATTGCGCAAGGAAGCTGATGCAGCTCCAAAATGTAATCCGAACGACGAACCATTAATGGACGTTAACCGAATAAAAGAACTGCTTCCACACCGTTACCCGTTCTTACTGGTCGACAAAGTGGTTTGCATTCACGAAGACGAAATCGTTGGTGTTAAAAACGTTACGGTAAACGAGCCCTTCTTTCAGGGACATTTCCCCGACGAACCGGTAATGCCGGGAGTTTTACTGGTTGAAGCCATGGCTCAATGCGGCGGATTATTGGTACTCAATAAACAGGAAGGACAATTTGCGACCTACTTTATTCGAATTGATAATGTTAAATTCAGAAAAAAAGTTATTCCGGGCGACACCCTGATTTTCAAATTAAAATTAACTTCGCCGATTAGAAGAGGAATAGCCAACATGAAAGGCACAACCTATGTTGGCGATAAAATTGTTGCCGAAGGTGAATTTATGGCACAGATTGTAAAAAAGTAG
- the sufB gene encoding Fe-S cluster assembly protein SufB, whose translation MEEQDKILNDVTQGEYKYGFVTDIETDIIDKGLNEDVIRLISAKKEEPEFMLNFRLEAYRKWLKMKMPNWAYLKVPPIDFQAISYYAAPKKGPKYESLDEVDPELIDTFNKLGIPLEEQKHLAGVAVDAVIDSVSVKTTFKETLAEKGIIFCSFSEAVKEHPDLVKKYLGQAVPVADNYFAALNSAVFSDGSFCYIPKGVRCPMELSTYFRINAANTGQFERTLIVADDDSYVSYLEGCTAPMRDENQLHAAVVEIIALDRAEVKYSTVQNWYPGDKNGKGGIYNFVTKRGICRGESSKISWTQVETGSAITWKYPSCILMGDNSVGEFNSVAVTNNHQQADTGSKMIHIGRNTKSTIISKGISAGKSDNSYRGLVKVMPKATNSRNFSQCDSLLLNDTCGAHTFPYIEVGNKSSVVEHEATTSKIGEDQIFYCNQRGIDTETAIGMIVNGYAKEVLNKLPMEFAVEAQKLLQISLEGSVG comes from the coding sequence ATGGAAGAACAAGATAAAATATTGAATGACGTAACGCAAGGCGAATACAAATACGGTTTTGTTACCGATATTGAAACTGATATTATCGACAAAGGCCTTAACGAAGACGTAATTCGTTTGATATCTGCCAAAAAGGAAGAACCGGAATTCATGTTGAATTTCAGGCTGGAAGCTTACCGAAAATGGCTGAAGATGAAAATGCCGAATTGGGCTTATTTAAAAGTTCCGCCCATCGATTTTCAGGCAATAAGTTATTACGCGGCCCCTAAAAAAGGCCCAAAATATGAAAGCCTTGACGAGGTGGATCCGGAATTGATTGACACCTTTAACAAACTGGGTATTCCGCTGGAAGAGCAAAAACATTTGGCAGGAGTTGCCGTTGACGCAGTAATCGACTCGGTTTCTGTAAAAACAACCTTTAAAGAAACTTTAGCGGAAAAAGGAATTATATTCTGTTCGTTCTCGGAAGCAGTAAAAGAACACCCTGATTTGGTAAAAAAATACCTGGGACAGGCCGTACCTGTTGCCGACAACTATTTTGCAGCACTGAATTCAGCGGTGTTTAGCGATGGTTCGTTCTGTTACATCCCGAAAGGTGTTCGTTGCCCGATGGAATTATCTACTTATTTCAGGATAAACGCAGCCAACACAGGGCAGTTTGAGCGTACACTTATTGTGGCCGACGACGATAGTTACGTAAGTTACCTGGAAGGATGTACTGCACCGATGCGCGATGAAAACCAGCTGCACGCAGCAGTTGTAGAAATTATTGCACTCGATCGGGCTGAAGTAAAATATTCAACGGTTCAAAACTGGTACCCCGGCGATAAAAACGGTAAAGGTGGTATTTACAACTTTGTAACAAAACGTGGTATTTGCCGCGGCGAATCGTCAAAAATTAGCTGGACACAGGTGGAAACCGGCTCAGCAATTACCTGGAAATACCCAAGCTGTATTTTAATGGGCGACAATTCGGTAGGAGAATTTAACTCAGTGGCTGTTACCAACAATCATCAACAGGCCGATACCGGATCGAAAATGATCCACATTGGTAGAAACACCAAATCAACAATTATATCAAAAGGTATTTCGGCCGGGAAAAGTGATAACTCGTACCGTGGTTTGGTAAAAGTAATGCCAAAGGCTACAAACTCGCGAAACTTCTCGCAGTGTGATTCCCTGCTGTTGAACGACACGTGCGGTGCGCATACTTTCCCGTACATCGAAGTTGGAAACAAATCGTCGGTTGTTGAGCACGAGGCAACAACATCGAAAATTGGTGAAGACCAGATTTTCTATTGCAACCAACGCGGAATCGATACCGAAACCGCAATTGGAATGATTGTTAACGGTTACGCCAAAGAAGTACTGAATAAACTTCCGATGGAATTTGCCGTAGAAGCCCAGAAGTTGCTTCAAATCAGTCTTGAAGGTAGTGTAGGATAA